The following coding sequences lie in one Syngnathoides biaculeatus isolate LvHL_M chromosome 16, ASM1980259v1, whole genome shotgun sequence genomic window:
- the psmd3 gene encoding 26S proteasome non-ATPase regulatory subunit 3 encodes MEDALWRPLAGQARNQRKRRRCALRSSGAVWLLPQSFAPSQTCQSSWRPTSELRENKEETSCSCVCGEFFFVCFVWFCVFFFFCFFFFKSRKTMKETAAKRRDRAGGRDRDSKADKSKEAAGAESQDVDMPEAEAASLVKAPKELDSLTLEDIKEHVKQIEKAVSGKEPRFVLRALRALPSTSRRLNTLVLHKTISGFFTNNAATRDFLLAFLDEPMDLVDGDVPFRPRTGKAAGNPLLPEVEAYLQLLLVVHLTNNKRFSEAQKVSDDLLQKMASKNRRALDLVAAKCYYYHARVYEFLNQLDSIRSFLHTRLRTATLRHDADGQAVLLNLLLRNYLNFNLYDQAEKLVSKSVFPELANNNEWARYLYYTGRIKAIQLEYSEARRTLTNALRKAPQHTAVGFKQTVHKLLIVVELLLGEIPDRLQFRQPSLKRSLMPYFLLTQAVRTGNLSKFNQALEQFGEKFQTDGTYTLIIRLRHNVIKTGVRMISLSYSRISLADIALKLQLDSPEDAEFIVAKAIRDGVIEASINHEKGFVRSKETMDIYGTREPQLAFHQRISFCLDIHNMSVKAMRFPPKAYNKDLESAEERREREQQDLEFAKEMAEDDDDSFP; translated from the exons ATGGaggacgcgctgtggcgacccctagcgggacaagcccGAAACCAAAGAAAAAGACGACGATGTGCTCTGCGCTCCTCTGGTGCTGTCTGGCTCCTCCCACAATCCTTTGCGCCGTCCCAGACTTGCCAGTCATCGTGGCGACCGACGAGCGAACTTCGGGAAAACAAAGAGGAGACCAGTTGTAGTTGCGTCTgtggggagtttttttttgtttgttttgtttggttttgtgtttttttttttttttgtttttttttttttaaaagcagaaaAACCATGAAGGAGACGGCGGCCAAGCGGCGCGACAGAGCGGGAGGCCGAGACCGGGACTCCAAGGCCGACAAGTCCAAGGAGGCCGCCGGCGCCGAGTCACAGGACGTCGACATGCCCGAGGCGGAGGCCGCCAGCCTGGTCAAAGCGCCCAAAGAGCTCGACAGCCTGACCCTGGAAG ACATCAAGGAGCACGTGAAGCAGATCGAGAAGGCGGTTTCGGGCAAGGAGCCTCGCTTCGTGCTGCGGGCGCTGCGAGCGTTGCCGTCCACCAGCCGCCGCCTCAACACGCTGGTGCTGCACAAAACCATCAGCGGCTTCTTCACCAACAACGCCGCCACCAGAGACTTCCTGCTCGCCTTCCTGGACGAG CCCATGGACCTGGTGGACGGGGACGTGCCGTTCCGACCCAGGACGGGGAAGGCGGCCGGCAACCCTCTGCTGCCGGAGGTGGAGGCCTACCTGCAGCTGCTTCTGGTGGTGCACCTGACCAACAACAAGAGGTTCAGCGAG GCCCAGAAGGTGTCCGACGACCTGCTGCAGAAGATGGCCTCCAAGAACCGCCGGGCTCTGGACCTGGTGGCCGCCAAATGCTATTACTACCACGCGCGCGTCTACGAGTTCCTCAACCAGCTGGACAGCATCCGCAG CTTCCTGCACACGCGGCTGCGCACGGCGACGCTGCGCCACGACGCCGACGGCCAGGCGGTTCTCCTCAACCTCCTGCTGAGGAACTACCTCAACTTCAACCTCTACGATCAGGCTGAGAAGCTCGTGTCCAAGTCTGTCTTTCCGGAACTGGCCAACAACAACGAGTGGGCCCGATACCTCTACTACACCG GTCGCATCAAAGCCATCCAGCTGGAATATTCCGAGGCTCGCCGGACTTTAACCAACGCGCTGAGGAAAGCCCCCCAACACACCGCCGTGGGCTTCAAGCAGACG GTCCACAAGCTGCTGATTGTGGTGGAGTTGTTGCTGGGAGAAATTCCCGACAGGCTTCAGTTCAGGCAGCCGTCGCTCAAGCGGTCGCTCATGCCCTACTTCCTGCTCACTCAGG CGGTGCGAACGGGCAACCTCTCCAAGTTCAACCAAGCGTTGGAGCAGTTTGGCGAGAAGTTCCAGACGGACGGCACGTACACGCTCATCATCCGCCTCAGACACAACGTCATCAAGACGG GCGTGCGTATGATCAGCTTGTCGTACTCGCGCATCTCGCTGGCTGACATCGCGCTCAAGCTGCAGCTGGACAGTCCTGAAGACGCCGAGTTCATTGTGGCCAAG GCCATCCGAGACGGCGTGATCGAGGCGAGCATCAACCACGAGAAAGGCTTCGTCCGCTCCAAGGAGACCATGGACATCTACGGCACCCGAGAACCTCAGCTGGCCTTCCACCAGAGGATCTCCTTCTGCCTGGACATTCACAACATGTCTGTCAAG GCCATGAGGTTTCCGCCCAAAGCGTACAACAAGGACTTGGAGTCAGCTGAG GAGCGTCGTGAGCGTGAGCAGCAGGATCTGGAGTTCGCCAAAGAAATGgccgaagacgacgacgacagcTTCCCCTGA
- the samd14 gene encoding sterile alpha motif domain-containing protein 14 yields the protein MSAGPDDCDSVFELNSVIPETELLDNSIQKGRVQLTRRHRPSRSRCHDSVSSNDGDDGPDARQDSATSSARSPLRGSSPSPDPLLSPRSSAFSFDTSLVRRLPDDAGLTLAVTPRARYRQLTNDVSRESAATPTSALSKSCPASSDASPVYTRRSRRPDSEVLVSGSSRDSSPADPGPGPLDQKTKRRFLDLGVTLRRSYLRAKKDKRAGEAAGGDPSASLRERESSSSRASASSVPFSWFSSSGTPPASPQTRAADAHSQDSTWSEDFGGPLPSPSGCPHVELSASVSAHPYRTLSQSSDEPGDEPSCPAWSWTSQQVCEWLRDLSMDRYVPEFRAGDVDGRSLLQLDGGKLKGLGVLSSCDRGALKRRIKGLRTTAEKEKAGGKQKTKDRRKRPERRGN from the exons ATGTCTGCTGGCCCCGACGACTGCGACAGCGTGTTTG AACTGAATTCGGTCATTCCCGAAACGGAGCTGCTGGACAACAGCATCCAGAAGGGGCGGGTCCAGCTGACCAGGAGGCACCGCCCCTCTCGCTCACGTTGCCACGACAGCGTCAGCTCTAACGACGGCGACGACGGTCCCGACGCCAGGCAG GACAGCGCCACATCCTCTGCCCGCTCTCCTCTCCGAGGCTCCTCCCCTTCCCCCGATCCACTGCTGTCGCCGCGTAGCTCCGCCTTCTCCTTCGACACGTCGCTG GTGCGTCGGCTGCCAGACGACGCCGGCCTGACGCTGGCTGTGACCCCGCGAGCGCGCTACCGGCAACTGACCAATGACGTGTCTCGAGAGTCTGCGGCCACGCCCACCAGCGCCCTCTCCAAGTCGTGCCCCGCCTCTTCCGACGCTTCGCCCGTTTACACGCGAAGGAGCAGGAGGCCCGACAGCGAAG TTCTGGTGTCCGGGTCGAGTCGCGACTCCAGTCCCGCCGACCCGGGTCCGGGGCCGCTGGACCAGAAAACCAAAAGACGCTTCCTGGATTTGGG CGTGACTCTCAGGCGGTCCTACCTGCGAGCCAAGAAGGACAAACGAGCCGGGGAGGCGGCCGGCGG GGACCCGTCGGCGAGCCTCCGAGAGCGAGAGAGTTCGTCTTCGCGAGCGTCGGCGTCCTCTGTCCCGTTTTCTTGGTTCTCTTCTTCGGGAACGCCGCCGGCATCCCCGCAAACGCGCGCCGCTGACGCGCACTCGCAG GACTCGACTTGGAGCGAGGACTTTGGCGGTCCTCTGCCGTCGCCGTCCGGGTGTCCTCACGTGGAGTTGTCGGCCTCGGTGTCGGCGCACCCCTACCGCACGCTCTCGCAGTCTTCTGATGAG CCCGGCGACGAGCCGTCGTGTCCGGCGTGGTCTTGGACGAGCCAGCAGGTGTGCGAGTGGCTGCGGGATCTGAGCATGGATCGCTACGTCCCGGAGTTCCGAGCCGGCGACGTGGACGGACGCTCGCTGCTGCAGTTGGACGGCGGAAAGCTCAAG GGTCTGGGCGTGCTCAGTTCGTGCGACCGCGGCGCTCTGAAGCGGCGCATCAAAGGCTTGCGGACGACGGCGGAGAAGGAGAAGGCCGGCGGCAAGCAGAAGACCAAAGACCGCAGGAAGCGGCCCGAGCGGCGCGGGAACTGA
- the LOC133514061 gene encoding uncharacterized protein LOC133514061 isoform X2: MLIYLRHFARAVLPLLCCFLSAPAIRSAPAAAPPPALRDALERARMLADKIAKEAEGSTLDFSQPTGDLQMMAAALRIPPAPVLKPLSEHFDTDTCLERTAEGVRMFQDLLEVLSERLGGLDGLRADLRDLLAQIAKVREAARPGGAEPGRDRRPGMAAQLHGDFEAQTAARLTLAQLRSFAHDVIRSLRAIATRWTPAR; the protein is encoded by the exons ATGCTTATTTATTTGCGTCACTTTGCACGCGCAG TTTTGCCGCTCCTCTGCTGCTTCCTGTCGGCGCCGGCGATCCGTTCGGCACCCGCCGCCGCCCCTCCGCCGGCCCTCCGAGACGCTCTGGAACGAGCCCGCATGCTGGCCGACAAAATCGCCAAGGAGGCGGAG GGCTCGACCCTGGACTTCTCGCAGCCGACCGGCGACCTGCAGATGATGGCCGCCGCCCTCCGCATCCCCCCCGCGCCGGTCCTCAAACCGCTGTCGGAACACTTTGACACG GACACGTGCCTGGAACGCACGGCGGAAGGCGTGCGGATGTTCCAGGACCTTCTGGAAGTTTTGTCAGAGCGCCTCGGCGGACTGGACGGCCTTCGGGCCGACCTGCGAGACCTTCTCGCGCAGATCGCCAAG GTCCGGGAGGCGGCACGGCCGGGCGGCGCCGAACCGGGGCGGGACCGCCGGCCGGGGATGGCGGCCCAACTCCACGGCGACTTTGAGGCGCAGACGGCCGCTCGCCTAACGCTCGCGCAGCTCAGATCCTTCGCCCACGACGTCATCCGAAGCCTCCGGGCGATCGCCACCCGCTGGACGCCGGCGCGATAG
- the LOC133514061 gene encoding uncharacterized protein LOC133514061 isoform X3, whose amino-acid sequence MHAHAVLPLLCCFLSAPAIRSAPAAAPPPALRDALERARMLADKIAKEAEGSTLDFSQPTGDLQMMAAALRIPPAPVLKPLSEHFDTDTCLERTAEGVRMFQDLLEVLSERLGGLDGLRADLRDLLAQIAKVREAARPGGAEPGRDRRPGMAAQLHGDFEAQTAARLTLAQLRSFAHDVIRSLRAIATRWTPAR is encoded by the exons ATGCACGCGCACGCAG TTTTGCCGCTCCTCTGCTGCTTCCTGTCGGCGCCGGCGATCCGTTCGGCACCCGCCGCCGCCCCTCCGCCGGCCCTCCGAGACGCTCTGGAACGAGCCCGCATGCTGGCCGACAAAATCGCCAAGGAGGCGGAG GGCTCGACCCTGGACTTCTCGCAGCCGACCGGCGACCTGCAGATGATGGCCGCCGCCCTCCGCATCCCCCCCGCGCCGGTCCTCAAACCGCTGTCGGAACACTTTGACACG GACACGTGCCTGGAACGCACGGCGGAAGGCGTGCGGATGTTCCAGGACCTTCTGGAAGTTTTGTCAGAGCGCCTCGGCGGACTGGACGGCCTTCGGGCCGACCTGCGAGACCTTCTCGCGCAGATCGCCAAG GTCCGGGAGGCGGCACGGCCGGGCGGCGCCGAACCGGGGCGGGACCGCCGGCCGGGGATGGCGGCCCAACTCCACGGCGACTTTGAGGCGCAGACGGCCGCTCGCCTAACGCTCGCGCAGCTCAGATCCTTCGCCCACGACGTCATCCGAAGCCTCCGGGCGATCGCCACCCGCTGGACGCCGGCGCGATAG
- the LOC133514061 gene encoding uncharacterized protein LOC133514061 isoform X1, translating into MFEAKLRQASRLYLGIGSDRIAIPDCDRDVLPLLCCFLSAPAIRSAPAAAPPPALRDALERARMLADKIAKEAEGSTLDFSQPTGDLQMMAAALRIPPAPVLKPLSEHFDTDTCLERTAEGVRMFQDLLEVLSERLGGLDGLRADLRDLLAQIAKVREAARPGGAEPGRDRRPGMAAQLHGDFEAQTAARLTLAQLRSFAHDVIRSLRAIATRWTPAR; encoded by the exons ATGTTTGAAGCGAAACTACGACAAGCGTCGCGTCTTTATCTGGGAATTGGCAGCGATCGGATTGCGATTCCCGACTGCGATCgagatg TTTTGCCGCTCCTCTGCTGCTTCCTGTCGGCGCCGGCGATCCGTTCGGCACCCGCCGCCGCCCCTCCGCCGGCCCTCCGAGACGCTCTGGAACGAGCCCGCATGCTGGCCGACAAAATCGCCAAGGAGGCGGAG GGCTCGACCCTGGACTTCTCGCAGCCGACCGGCGACCTGCAGATGATGGCCGCCGCCCTCCGCATCCCCCCCGCGCCGGTCCTCAAACCGCTGTCGGAACACTTTGACACG GACACGTGCCTGGAACGCACGGCGGAAGGCGTGCGGATGTTCCAGGACCTTCTGGAAGTTTTGTCAGAGCGCCTCGGCGGACTGGACGGCCTTCGGGCCGACCTGCGAGACCTTCTCGCGCAGATCGCCAAG GTCCGGGAGGCGGCACGGCCGGGCGGCGCCGAACCGGGGCGGGACCGCCGGCCGGGGATGGCGGCCCAACTCCACGGCGACTTTGAGGCGCAGACGGCCGCTCGCCTAACGCTCGCGCAGCTCAGATCCTTCGCCCACGACGTCATCCGAAGCCTCCGGGCGATCGCCACCCGCTGGACGCCGGCGCGATAG